One bacterium genomic window, AAATCGCCGACACCCTGCAGGAGACGGAAAAAGAGAGCACGCCGTTGCAGCGCGAGCTGGCCGGCGTCGGCCGTATGCTGGGCATCACCGTCGTCGCCATCGCCATCATCATCAGCATCACCATCCTCCTGGTGGAGGACCTTAAGGGATGGTCCGATATGGTGGACGTGCTGTTGCTTGCGGTCTCTTTGGCAGTGGCGGCTGTGCCCGAAGGATTGACCGCCATCACCACCATTGTGCTGTCCCTGGGAATGGAGCGCATGGCCAAACGCAACGTGATCGTGCGCAAGTTGAACGCGGTCGAAACCCTTGGCTCGACCACGGTCATCTGCTCAGATAAAACCGGCACCCTGACCAAAAACGAAATGACCGTGCGTAAAATGGTCACTGCCGGCGGCGAGGTGTCCATCACCGGCGTGGGCTATGAGCCGGCGGGCCATCTGGAGAGCGATGGAAAACCTCTGGAATCCGGGCCTCTGTTGGACGAGGTCCGCTATGCTCTGCGCGCCGCTCATCTGGCCAACAACGCGCGGCTGGTAAAGAACAAAGAAAACGTCTGGACCGTTCAAGGCGATCCGACCGAAGGCGCGCTTCTGGTGGCGGCGCGCAAAGCCGGATGGAATGAGGCGGAACTCTCCGAACGGTTCCCCCGCGTTCACGAGGTGCCGTTCAGCAGCGAACGCAAGCTGATGAGCACTGCGCACAAGGATCTTGATAAAGAAGAACGCTACCTGGTGGTCAGCAAGGGCGCACCGGATGTCCTGCTCGCGCGCTGTTCCCATGTTCGCGTCGGCGAAGAGGTGCAACCGTTGACCGATCAGCGGCGTGCGGCTATTCTGGCGTCGGTCGACACGCTGGCCCATGAGGCCCTGCGCACGCTGGGCGTGGCGTTCCGCACTGTGCATGTGGATAAGGTCACGGGCGAGATGAACGACGACGAGTTTGAGAACGAGTTCGTCTTTCTCGGCGTGATCGGCATGATCGATCCGCCGCGCCCTGAGGCGGCGGAGGCGGTTGAGGTTGCGCGCAAAGCCGGCGTCCGTTCGGTCATGATCACCGGCGATCATCCTGCCACCGCTGAGGCCGTCGCCCTGGAGTTGGGTATCATCGGCAAAGGCGATCGAATCGTCTCCGGCGCTGAGCTGCAGAAAATGGACGACGAAGAGCTGAAAGCGGTGGTGAAACACACCTCGGTGTACGCCCGGGTGGCACCGGAGCACAAGCTGCGCATCGTTCGCGCACTCAAATCGCACGGCGATGTCGTGGCCATGACCGGCGACGGCGTAAACGACGCCCCGGCGCTCAAGAGTGCGGATATCGGCCTGGCCATGGGCATCACCGGCACCGACGTCTCCAAAGGCGCTGCGGACATGATCCTGACCGATGACAATTTCGCCAGCATTGTGGCTGCAGTGGAAGAGGGACGGGCGATCTTTGCCAACATCCAAAAATTCCTGCGCTATCTGCTTTCATCCAACATGGGCGAGGTGTTCGTCATGTTCTTCGGCGTCATTCTCGCCGGTTTGATCGGGCTTCACGCCGAAGGCGCTTCAGCGGTGGTGGCGCCGCTGCTGGCGGTGCAGATCCTGTGGATCAATCTGCTCACCGATGCGGCGCCGGCACTGGCGCTGGGCGTTGATCCGGCCGATCACCGGCTGATGAAGCGGCCGCCGCGCGACCCGCTGACCCACGTGATCACTCGCGACATGTGGATCGGCATCGTCCTGGTGGGAGCGGTGATGGGCATCGGCACTCTGCTGGTGATGGATTATTGTCTACCGGGTGGATGGATCCCCGGGAGCGGCGAGGTGCGCTACGCCCAGACCATGGCCTTCACGGTGCTGGTCTTTTTCCAGCTTTTCAACGTCTTCAACGCACGGTCGGGCTATGAGAGCGCCTTCAAAGACCTGTTCAGCAATCCGTGGATCTGGCGGGCGGTACTGCTCTCCGCCGCGCTGCAAGTGGCGGTCATCTATATTCCATTTCTGCAAAAAGCCTTTGGCACCCAGCCGTTAAGTTGGTTGGACTGGGGGGTCTGCATCGTAGTCTCGAGCACGGTGTTGTGGGTGCGCGAAATATCCAAAATGCTGTGGCCCAAGCCACAGCGTCCTGCCGCAATGGGGCGTGAAACACGATACACGTTGCACGGAACACGCGGTTGAAAATGGCGGTTGGAACGATCCCCGCCGCAGCCGTTCAATGTCACAGCGATAAAAACGACCATATGTATATAACCGATTGGATTGGTACTTCATCCTTAACATGGAGGTTCGCATGAGCGTCAAAGTGCGTCTAGGAATCATGATGTTTTTGCAGTATGCGATTTGGGGCGCCTGGTCTCCGGTGCTGTCCGCGTACCTGGAAAACACACTTCATTTCACCGGCATGCAGATAGGCATCATCTACAGCCTGTTGCCGCTGGCTACGATCATCTCCCCGTTCATCGGCGGACAACTCGCCGACCGCTATTTTTCCAGCGAAAAAGTAATCGCCGCATTGCAGCTCATCGGCGGATTGCTGCTGATCTACATCTCACGGCTGACCGACTATACCTCGATGATGTGGCTGTTCTTCCTCTATTCCCTGCTCTATGCTCCGACCTTGGCGTTGACCAACTCGATCGCCTTCATCAACATGAAAGATTCTGAAAAAGAGTTCGGTCAGGTACGCGTCTGGGGCACCATCGGCTGGATCATTGCAGGACTGGTTCTCGCAGGCTGGCGTTATCTCGGTTCTGCACCGGGCGCCGACACCCTGCTGCTCGCCGGCATTTTCTCGCTCCTCCTCGGCCTTCAGGCCTTCACCCTTCCGCATACGCCGCCGCAAAAAAACGCCGTCAAACCCTGGGCGTTTATTGAAGCGCTCAAAATGCTCAAGGATAAAAACGTTCTCGTCTTTACCATCATCGCTTTTGTCGTGGCCACCGAATTGATGTTCTACTATGTGTTAACCGCCCCATTCCTGGTGTCGGATAAAATAGGCGTCTCTTCCAACTCGATCTCCGCCGTGATGGTCATCGCCCAGGCTGCAGAGATTCTGGTCCTGGCCTTTCTCCTTCCCTGGGCTCTGCCCAAATACGGCATCCGTACCGTGCTGACTATCGGCATCCTCGCCTGGCCGATCCGTTACATCATCTTTGCCATCGGATCACCCGCCTGGCTGGTGATCGCCTCTCTGGCGCTGCATGGCTTTTGCTTTGTCTTTTTCTTCGCTGCGGCGTTCATTTATTTTGACACCATCGCTCCCAGCGACATCCGCAATTCCGCCCAGAGCTTTATCACGCTGGTGACTTATGGTCTGGGCAATTACGTCGGCAGCCTCTTTGCCGGCTGGATCAAATCCATGTTCACCACTCCCGAGGGCGTCACCAATTGGACCAACGTCTTTCTCGTCCCCTGCGCGCTGACCATCCTGTGCGCTGTGGCATTTATGGCGTTGTTCAAAACCGACACTGCCAAGGCGAAAAGCTGACGCCGACGATATGCGGACACTCCGTGTCCCGCCTCATCAACAAAACGAAAACCCATCATTCAATAAAAGCGGGGCTGCTGGATAAAACAGCAGCTCCGTCTTTTAATACCATATTGAAATTCCTCAGCCTTGCCAACGACGAAAACGTCGAGGCAATCGACATAGCTGTCGAATAAAAATGGGAAAAAGGTAAGACCCGCTAGAAACCCTCATCTCTTATTGATTAAAAATCAATATATTGCTTCGAAAGCCTCAATTTTGGCACGCTCATTGCAAATCTCCTGCACAACCGACCTCTAGGCCAGCTTAATAGAATGCCTGTCCCATCTTTAAAAAGGAGTAATCCTTAATGGCATGAATAATGCAACTTTTTAACTCTGACTTTTTTGCATGCCAAAAAGGGAACAGCCAGTGAAAACACCAATTCACAAATTCTTTTTTTTAATTGTCCTAGCCCTAACCGCAGGCAGCCCGCTGCGGCCGCAGAGCCACTGCCTGAGCCTGGATCCTGTGCCGGAAACGATCAACGCGATCCGCTTTGATCCATCCTATTATTACAATGCTCCTGAGCGCGTCAACATTCTGGCTGATAAACTCGTACAGCGATGGCGGGCGAACGGAGTTAATACAGTCTTTTACAAGGCCTATGACCCAGCCTATGGCGCCAAGTACCAAACCGATTATGATCTGAACGTGGAAGCGGATTACGGCCGTCAAAATCTGCTCAAACACATGATCAAGGCCTGCTCAAGCCACGGCATTAAGGTGATAGCCTGGATGCCTGCCTTTCAACACAAAGCGGCGTGGGAGAAATATCCAACATGGCGGGTTAGAAATGCAGACGGCAGCGATTACCGCCTCAACGATCAGAGCTATCCGCTCTGCGCCGCCAATCCAGAGGTGCGCGACTGGTGGCTCGGTTTTTTGCGCGACCTGCTGGATAACTATCCAGGGCTCGCAGGAGTGGATATCGGCGAGCCGGTGGTTTCCTGGCAGAGCGCCTATTGCGGCTGTGCTTCCTGCGCACGGCAAAAAATAAAAAGCGGCTGGAACGATGTCTCTGCCCTTGGATTGAATACAACATTGCTGGCCGGATTCGAACTCATCCACTCCTATAAAAAGATCGCTTGCGTCACCTCGGTGGTCAGCCCGAAAGCCGATGGCGCCCTCTATACACCGGCTGAGCAGCGCGGCTATACCGGTTTTGACCTGAATGCGTTGCTCGACAGTGAGCACCGGCCGGACTGGATCAGCCTCGAGCTGATGTGGCAACAGTGGGCCGATCTCTACCAAAATCCTGTTCTTTTCTCACCGAACTGGGTCAGACTAGCGGCGGCCGCCCTAAAAGCACAGGTGGCTGAACGCAGCCGATTGCTCGCACACCTCGAGTTGACGCCGTTTGGCCGGCAGGGTGTGGATGCCGCGCAACTGAAGCAAAGCATGCTGGCCGCCAAAGAAGCAAACCTGGTTGATATCGACCTCTACGACAGCCACCAGATCGATCGAGATGAAGTTTGGTCCACGGTCGAAGAGGGATTCCGCCGGCAGATCGTCCGCCGCGCCCTTATCGTCAGCGACCCCCTTGGTGAAAACGACGCACGCCAGGTGGCCGGCCTGCTCAGCCATTTCCGCACCGAGACAGAAATTCTTCTATTGCCGAAAGAAGGCGGTTACGTTCCCGGAAAGATGCGCAATCAGGACCTGCTTTTTTATATCGGTGTTGACCCGAAATTCCGTATTCCCCATACTTTTCTGCAAGAGGCCTCAGGCTTTCAAGGCGTCTTCGCCTGGATCCATTTCGGCATCGATCAATATCTGATGCAACCCGAAACAGCGGATTACGGCTTTCACTATGCCGGCTCGGCCTTTGATTCCTCGTGGAACCGCGTGCGCTACAAATCAGCCATGCTGTTCAAGCAGGATCCGGATTTCAACCGGATTTTGATTCAGGACAGCAGCCGATGCAAGGTTTATGCCTGGCTTGAAAAAGGCAGCGAACGCCTGCCCTATGCCGTGCACAGCGGCAACCTGTGGTACTTTGCGGATCTGACCACCGCTTTTGTGGTGGAAGGCGGCAGCTACATCGTATTTGCCGATCTGCTGCACGAGATCGTCGGACAAAATCACCGTTCCAATCCGCTGGCCATGGTGCGCATCGAAGACCTGTCGCCGCTCTCGGATGTCGCTTCCCTGCGGCGCATCGCCGATTATCTGTACAGCCAGGACGTTCCCTTTTCCATCTCGCTGGTTCCCTTTTACCTGGATCCGGTGAACAACACCGCCGCTTCGCTCTCCGATCAGCCGGAATTCGTCGCAGCGATCCATTACATGGTCCGCAAGGGCGGGGTCATCGTCATGCACGGCAACACCCACCAGTATCGCGGCGAAACCACTTCGGATTACGAGTTCTGGGATATGATGAACAACGGCCCGCTGTTCTCCGATTCACGCGAATACGTGCGCGAACGGCTCGAGTCCGGCATGGAGGAACTGGCGAAAAACGGACTGTTCCCGGTCACCTGGGAGACGCCGCATTACGGCGCCTCGCAGCTCGACTATGCGGTGATCAACGGATATTTCAGTTCCGCCTATGAACGCCGTCAGACCATCGATCTGCATGGATCGGATCAGCTTGTTCCGTGGTTGATCGACCGTCACGCGGCAGGCGGAAAAATCATTCCTGAAAACCTGGGCTATATCCCGCTCAGCCGGCAAGAGGCCGGGCCGCTGCTCGAAGCGGCGCGCAATCATCTGGCACTGCGCGATGGTATCGCCAGCTTCTTTTTCCACCCGTTTGTCGATCTCAACGTGCTGAAAGAGATCATCCCGCGAATGAAACAAATGGGTTATCGTTTCACCGACCCACGCCGTACCAGCCAACAGGTCCGCGGAAAAACCTTTCGCGTTCTCACCGGCAGCGGCGACATCGAGCTGCCGCTCGCCTCCCCCTACCTGCGCGAATTTTATCTGGACCCGCATGGCCTAGTCCGCGATGAAACTTTTTTACCGAGGCCGGCCGGCGACACCCTGCGCAAGACGATCTCGGCGCCTGAGGGATGGATCTATGTCGCACAGGCCGTGAACGCGAAACCGAAAGGACGGGTCGCCGGTTTTCTCAGCAGCGTGGTCCAGCGGATGCCCAGAACAGCCGATTATTTTGCAGCAAGCCAACCGTTAACCGCCTCGAATGGACAACCCGCCCGCACGGTCTTGCTCTATGACCGTGAAGCGAAGGGTAGAACGGCCAGGGATCAGGAAAATTGGCAACAAGCGCTGGGCAGTGTGGGCCTGGATGTTCTGCGGCTGCAGGTCGATGAATTCTTCACCGTTCCGGAGGGCACCAACCTGATTCTGGTCCCGCATGCGGCTAGCCTCAAGTTGAAACAGCAACAGGTCCTGCTGCTCTTGCGCACCGTGCAGAACGGCGCCAACTTGATCCTCGAACGGCCTTCGGATCTCAGCGCTGCCATTGGTATAATTCCGGTGGACAGCCTGTGGACAGTGGCTTCGATCGTGGATGAATATTATCCTACCGTAGCGATCCAGTGGAGTTCGACGGATACGCTGAATGAGTTCGAGACCGAATTCGACTATATCACCTATGCCTCGGAGCCGGTATCGGGCAAACCAGTGGTGATCGGCGGCGATTACGGGAACGGCCGCTATCTCTACTGGGCCACTTTTTTCGATCCGGACCGCGACGGCGGATTCGGCCGTTTCCCCTTTGCCATAGAGATGCTGCGCTATCACTTTGGACTCCAGCCGCTGGTCCGCCGCGACGCCGTCGAGATCTACTTTGATCCCGGCTCGCGCGAGGACATCAGCATTGAAGACCTGATCAAACTATGGCGCAAGAATGGAGTGCGCATTATCAACGTCGCGGGTTGGCACAGCTATCGAGACTATACCTACGAGTACGGTCGTCTCATTGAATTGGCGCATCTCAACGCCATGAGCGTCTATCTCTGGCTGGAGCTGCCGCATGTCTCGGACAAATTCTGGCTGGATCATCCCCCATGGCGCGAGCAGAATCCACTGTCGGCGGACATCGACACCTCCGCCGCTCACTGGCGTCGTCCCATGGCGCTTAATCTGCCCGACTGCCGTGAAGCGGTCATGGCTGAACTGCGCGCCATCCTGATGGCCCATGACTGGGACGGAATTAATCTGGCGGAATTGTATTATGAATCAGCGGCCGGACCGGCGGACCCGAAATGGTTCACGCCCATGAACTCCGGTTTTCGCCAAGAGTTCAGCCGACGCCACGGATTTGATCCCCTGAGCCTGTTCGACGCTCATTCCGGCCATTACTGGAAGCAAAACCCCAAAGCGCTGACAACGCTCTATGAGATGCGCAGTGAGCTGATCATCGAACTACACCGTCGGTTTGTAGAATTTTTCAAAAAACTGGAAAAAGAGAAAAAGGCGGTTTGGAAGATCATCGTCACCACTCTGGACGACGGCATGGCCCCAGAGGCGGCGGCGCACATGGCGGTGAATACCGCCGCCATCGCCGCCCTGAGCCGCGAAACGCCCTTTACCATCCAATTGGAGGAAACGCCGCAGGCCAATCCAACTGATCCCCAGGATTATGTAGAAATGATCCACCGCGGTCAGGCCGTAACGCGGGGCGAGCCGCCCATGGCGACCATCAACCTGGTCCAACGGCCCCCACGCACCGACCTGGTGACCCGTCAGATCACCGGATTGGAACTCTACCGAGCCATCCAGCAATGCCAAAATCACAACGCACAGGTCGCTTTCAATTCAGAGGCCAGTCTTTATGATGTGGACAGCGGCTATCTGGCCATGGCGCTGGCTTCAGCGACGCGCGAATCGTTGGCCACCGCCGCCTGGCACATCGATGCGGCGACGCCGGTCTCCCTGTTGCTGGACGGCAGACGCCATCAGAATGTTCTGGTGGATGGCACTGTTTGGCCTGCTTATCATCGCGGCCGGTTGCTGCTGCCGGCCGGGAAACACCGTATCGAGCCCATGAACCGAACCTCCTCTTTGTTCAAGGGATTCTGGTCCGAGGCACGGCTGGTCGCCCTGTCTGGAGAGTTGTTGGAAGTAAACAAGGTGCTGCGCGGCCTTGGCCTGCGTTACCGGAGTGAAACCGTCAACCATGTGGTGTTGAGCGAAAAGCCGCATGACATCACCGTCGATGGCCGGCGATTGCGCATCGCGGTGATGCGGGGTGAACTCGGCTATGCCTTCGCTCTGCCGGCGGGCGAACACAGCGCGGTGATCCATACCAGCAGCCGAACCACCCAGGCGATCAAACAGGTCAGCCTGGTGCTCTCCGGCGTCATCGCCGCCGGCGGTCTGGTTTTCGGTTCCATTCTCGGATTTCTCTACTTGAAGAATTCGCGCCTGCGAAGAAAAAAATCAAGGCGCAGCACATCGTCCTGATAAGGATATCTGCAATCCTATTTCGCCAGGGCCGCCGGGCTGAGCCATTCTTGCAGAATCGGCCGCCGACAGCCCAGACATAAAAAAATATGGAGGCGCTTTTGCTGCCCTACATGCACCCGGTTCTGGACCTGCTCTTTCTCGCCAGCGTAGCTGTCATCTGGGGAATGATTATCTATCAGCTGTTGCTCACCCTGGCCGGCTACCGCTACTGTCATCGGATCAGCCAGGAACATGAACGGTTGCTCGCAGCCGGCCACGAACCGGCATCGATTTCGATCATGATCCCTGCGCGCAACGAAGAGTTGGTGATCGACAAAACCATCTCCACCATCCTGGCGCTCGATTATCCCCCTGACCAACTCGAGCTGGTGATCATCAACGACGGCTCCAGCGATCGCACGGCGGAGATCATCGCCAGGCGCAGCGCAGCGGATCCGCGCATCAAGCTGGTCAGCCTGCCCGTCGGCGAGACCGGTCACGGCAAGGCCTACGCGCTGAACCAGGGATTGCGCCATTGCACGCACGACCTCGTCGCGATCTATGATGCGGACAACATGCCGGAGCGCAAAGCCCTGCACTATCTCGCCCTGCACCTACAGGCGGATCCCTCGCTGGCAGCGGTCATCGGCAAATTCCGTTGCGTCAACCGCCGGCATACCTGGCTGACTCGGTTCATCAACATTGAAACTATCGCCTTCCAGTGGATCCTGCAGGCAGGCCGCTTTCATCTTTCCCGCGTGGCCATTCTACCGGGCACCAATTACATTATTAAAAAATCGGTCATTGAAGCGGTCGGCGGCTGGGATGATCGCGCCATCACCGAGGATTCGGAACTGAGCATGCGCATCTATCAGGCGGGCTGGCAGATCAAATTCATGCCCCTCAGCGTCACCTGGGAACAAGAACCGGAGACTCTGGCCGTGTGGACGCGGCAACGCACGCGCTGGGTGCGCGGCAACAATTATGTCATCCGCAAATTCATCAAACCCATGCTGAAACTCCGCAGCCGTTTTTTGATCACCGAGTTCGTCTATCTCTTTGCCTTGTATTATCTATTTCTTGCCGCCACGGTGATCTCCCTGCTGCTGTTTTTGGCCGGCGGCGCCGGCTTGATCGCGCTGAACGTGCCCGGACCCTATTTCGCCGTGTGGATGTCGGCGTTCGCCCTGTTCACTTTGGAAATATTCGTGGTGCTTGGCTATGAGGGCGAAGATTCGGCGGCCAACATTCTCATCACCATCGCGATGTATTTCACCTATTGTCAGCTATGGCTCTATATCGTTTTCAAAGCGCTCATCCTCGACGCCCGTAGACACCGTGTCGGCGTTTGGGATAAAACCGAAAGGTTCAAAGTGGAAGAACCGGTTGATGAAGGAGCGGGCATCGCATGAGCCGGCTTCGTCTGATCTATTTCCTTGTCCTCGCCCTGTTGGTTTTTCTCAGCAGCCGCCTGACTATGGCTCAGGAAAAAACCGCAATGCACTTTTTCGCCGAGGCGTACGACGAGACTATTTATCAGCGCCGCGACGGCCGCAACACCATCACCATGGCCCACTTTTACGAAGGCCTGCGACTGCCCATCTCCGGCCTGGGACATTGGGATATCTATGCCAAATTGCGCTACGGCAACGACGCCAACAAGGATTTCTGGAACAACCGCGCGGAAACCATGTTCGGCACCCGGCTTCGCTTTTTTGAAAAGCTCTATCTGGCGATTTACAGCGACTATGTGCGCGGCGAATACATCACTGATCAAAGCGAAATCATGCCGTACAGCGCTTCGTATGAGGATTGGCGTTACGGACTGGTGTTTTGGCATGGATGGGATCCGGGCGGATGGAAGCCTAAAAAACAAATGGCCCTGACGCCCTGGAGCGAGATCTATGCGGATGCCAATTACTTGGATAAGGACAGCCAAAATATCGTGTATTATCTGGAGGCCAAACTCGGATTGCAGCTGCTCAGGCTGCACAAGACTCGCTTTGATCTCTACGGCGTGGCTTATGCCTATTACGACAAGAACGCCGACTTTTGGAACAACCATGCGGATATCGCGCCGGGGATCCGCATCACACCGTGGACCGATGTGGATTTAAATCTCCGCATCGAATACCTTTGGGGACAATATTATGACCGTACCGGTAGATACGAAAATCCGTATGCACGCCGTTACGAGGATCTGCGTATCGGCCTGTTTTTCTGGTATGGCTGGGGAGAATAGGACGATTAGGATGAAAAAAACGCTGCTTGCTGCAACTTGGCTCATGATCGTTGGGGCTGTCGGCGCCCTGGCTCAGTCCATCCCTGCCCAACTGCTGTGGAATTATTCAACCGGTGGAGCGGTAAGCGTCGTAGCCACGTTTCCGGACGTAAACGGCGACGGCCTCCCTGATCTGCTGGCCGGATCAACCGACAGCCTGGTCTATTGTCTCTCCGGCGGCGGTTCGGCTGATATGCGCGAAATATGGGCCTGCAAAACATTGGGCCCCATCACCGATGTGGAGGCTATGGGCGACGTCAATGGCGACGGCTATCCCGATGTGGTAGCCGGCTCCAGAGACAATATCGTCTATTGCATCTCCGGCAAACCGGCGGATGAAGGACTTGAGCTCTGGCAACGGGCGGACTCTGCGACGATTCATTCGGTCGCCGCTCTAGGCGATGTTAGCGGAGACGGGATCGTCGATGTAGTGGTCGGAACAGCCATGAATCACATGATCTGTATCTCCGGTTCTGCAGCCCAGCAGGGAAAGATACTCTGGCAGTTCAGCAGCGACGCCGATTTTTGGAATGTCATCGCTTTGCCGGACGTCAACGGCGACGGCAAAACGGATTGCGTGGGTTCATGCGATAATTTCATCTTTTGTCTCTCCGGTGCAGGCGCAACCCAGGGCCAACAGGGCGGTGCCAACGCTAAAACGCTCTGGTCAGCCCCTTACGACGCGGGCGCCCGCGTCTTCTCCATCGCAGCCATCCCGGATGTCAATAACGACGGCAAAGCCGACGTGCTGCTGGGCAGCGAAATGGACCAAGTCGAATGTCTCTCCGGAGCCAACGGCAACAGACTATGGAGCTTTAGCACAGGCTCCAACGCCCAATGCGTGGCGGCTATCGCAGATCTAAACGGAGACGGAAAATGGGATGTGCTGGCCGGCTCTGCGGATGATCATGCTTATGCGCTCTCCGGCGCCAACGGCCAGCAGCTGTGGAAGGTTGCTTTCCTCTCTACGATCTTGTCTGCAGCTAGCGTCAAGGACATCAATGAAGACGGCTGGCCTGACGCGGTGTTCGGTTCAGACGCCGATGAAATAGCT contains:
- a CDS encoding glycosyltransferase family 2 protein encodes the protein MLPYMHPVLDLLFLASVAVIWGMIIYQLLLTLAGYRYCHRISQEHERLLAAGHEPASISIMIPARNEELVIDKTISTILALDYPPDQLELVIINDGSSDRTAEIIARRSAADPRIKLVSLPVGETGHGKAYALNQGLRHCTHDLVAIYDADNMPERKALHYLALHLQADPSLAAVIGKFRCVNRRHTWLTRFINIETIAFQWILQAGRFHLSRVAILPGTNYIIKKSVIEAVGGWDDRAITEDSELSMRIYQAGWQIKFMPLSVTWEQEPETLAVWTRQRTRWVRGNNYVIRKFIKPMLKLRSRFLITEFVYLFALYYLFLAATVISLLLFLAGGAGLIALNVPGPYFAVWMSAFALFTLEIFVVLGYEGEDSAANILITIAMYFTYCQLWLYIVFKALILDARRHRVGVWDKTERFKVEEPVDEGAGIA
- a CDS encoding nucleoside permease, which encodes MSVKVRLGIMMFLQYAIWGAWSPVLSAYLENTLHFTGMQIGIIYSLLPLATIISPFIGGQLADRYFSSEKVIAALQLIGGLLLIYISRLTDYTSMMWLFFLYSLLYAPTLALTNSIAFINMKDSEKEFGQVRVWGTIGWIIAGLVLAGWRYLGSAPGADTLLLAGIFSLLLGLQAFTLPHTPPQKNAVKPWAFIEALKMLKDKNVLVFTIIAFVVATELMFYYVLTAPFLVSDKIGVSSNSISAVMVIAQAAEILVLAFLLPWALPKYGIRTVLTIGILAWPIRYIIFAIGSPAWLVIASLALHGFCFVFFFAAAFIYFDTIAPSDIRNSAQSFITLVTYGLGNYVGSLFAGWIKSMFTTPEGVTNWTNVFLVPCALTILCAVAFMALFKTDTAKAKS
- a CDS encoding DUF2334 domain-containing protein is translated as MKTPIHKFFFLIVLALTAGSPLRPQSHCLSLDPVPETINAIRFDPSYYYNAPERVNILADKLVQRWRANGVNTVFYKAYDPAYGAKYQTDYDLNVEADYGRQNLLKHMIKACSSHGIKVIAWMPAFQHKAAWEKYPTWRVRNADGSDYRLNDQSYPLCAANPEVRDWWLGFLRDLLDNYPGLAGVDIGEPVVSWQSAYCGCASCARQKIKSGWNDVSALGLNTTLLAGFELIHSYKKIACVTSVVSPKADGALYTPAEQRGYTGFDLNALLDSEHRPDWISLELMWQQWADLYQNPVLFSPNWVRLAAAALKAQVAERSRLLAHLELTPFGRQGVDAAQLKQSMLAAKEANLVDIDLYDSHQIDRDEVWSTVEEGFRRQIVRRALIVSDPLGENDARQVAGLLSHFRTETEILLLPKEGGYVPGKMRNQDLLFYIGVDPKFRIPHTFLQEASGFQGVFAWIHFGIDQYLMQPETADYGFHYAGSAFDSSWNRVRYKSAMLFKQDPDFNRILIQDSSRCKVYAWLEKGSERLPYAVHSGNLWYFADLTTAFVVEGGSYIVFADLLHEIVGQNHRSNPLAMVRIEDLSPLSDVASLRRIADYLYSQDVPFSISLVPFYLDPVNNTAASLSDQPEFVAAIHYMVRKGGVIVMHGNTHQYRGETTSDYEFWDMMNNGPLFSDSREYVRERLESGMEELAKNGLFPVTWETPHYGASQLDYAVINGYFSSAYERRQTIDLHGSDQLVPWLIDRHAAGGKIIPENLGYIPLSRQEAGPLLEAARNHLALRDGIASFFFHPFVDLNVLKEIIPRMKQMGYRFTDPRRTSQQVRGKTFRVLTGSGDIELPLASPYLREFYLDPHGLVRDETFLPRPAGDTLRKTISAPEGWIYVAQAVNAKPKGRVAGFLSSVVQRMPRTADYFAASQPLTASNGQPARTVLLYDREAKGRTARDQENWQQALGSVGLDVLRLQVDEFFTVPEGTNLILVPHAASLKLKQQQVLLLLRTVQNGANLILERPSDLSAAIGIIPVDSLWTVASIVDEYYPTVAIQWSSTDTLNEFETEFDYITYASEPVSGKPVVIGGDYGNGRYLYWATFFDPDRDGGFGRFPFAIEMLRYHFGLQPLVRRDAVEIYFDPGSREDISIEDLIKLWRKNGVRIINVAGWHSYRDYTYEYGRLIELAHLNAMSVYLWLELPHVSDKFWLDHPPWREQNPLSADIDTSAAHWRRPMALNLPDCREAVMAELRAILMAHDWDGINLAELYYESAAGPADPKWFTPMNSGFRQEFSRRHGFDPLSLFDAHSGHYWKQNPKALTTLYEMRSELIIELHRRFVEFFKKLEKEKKAVWKIIVTTLDDGMAPEAAAHMAVNTAAIAALSRETPFTIQLEETPQANPTDPQDYVEMIHRGQAVTRGEPPMATINLVQRPPRTDLVTRQITGLELYRAIQQCQNHNAQVAFNSEASLYDVDSGYLAMALASATRESLATAAWHIDAATPVSLLLDGRRHQNVLVDGTVWPAYHRGRLLLPAGKHRIEPMNRTSSLFKGFWSEARLVALSGELLEVNKVLRGLGLRYRSETVNHVVLSEKPHDITVDGRRLRIAVMRGELGYAFALPAGEHSAVIHTSSRTTQAIKQVSLVLSGVIAAGGLVFGSILGFLYLKNSRLRRKKSRRSTSS
- a CDS encoding cation-translocating P-type ATPase — translated: DILIIEEGDTIPADARVLESVALKVAEAALTGESAPVSKDSASLDAEIGIGDRLNMLYSGTAVTSGRGRAVVVATGADTEIGKIADTLQETEKESTPLQRELAGVGRMLGITVVAIAIIISITILLVEDLKGWSDMVDVLLLAVSLAVAAVPEGLTAITTIVLSLGMERMAKRNVIVRKLNAVETLGSTTVICSDKTGTLTKNEMTVRKMVTAGGEVSITGVGYEPAGHLESDGKPLESGPLLDEVRYALRAAHLANNARLVKNKENVWTVQGDPTEGALLVAARKAGWNEAELSERFPRVHEVPFSSERKLMSTAHKDLDKEERYLVVSKGAPDVLLARCSHVRVGEEVQPLTDQRRAAILASVDTLAHEALRTLGVAFRTVHVDKVTGEMNDDEFENEFVFLGVIGMIDPPRPEAAEAVEVARKAGVRSVMITGDHPATAEAVALELGIIGKGDRIVSGAELQKMDDEELKAVVKHTSVYARVAPEHKLRIVRALKSHGDVVAMTGDGVNDAPALKSADIGLAMGITGTDVSKGAADMILTDDNFASIVAAVEEGRAIFANIQKFLRYLLSSNMGEVFVMFFGVILAGLIGLHAEGASAVVAPLLAVQILWINLLTDAAPALALGVDPADHRLMKRPPRDPLTHVITRDMWIGIVLVGAVMGIGTLLVMDYCLPGGWIPGSGEVRYAQTMAFTVLVFFQLFNVFNARSGYESAFKDLFSNPWIWRAVLLSAALQVAVIYIPFLQKAFGTQPLSWLDWGVCIVVSSTVLWVREISKMLWPKPQRPAAMGRETRYTLHGTRG